From the Nocardiopsis changdeensis genome, one window contains:
- a CDS encoding phosphotransferase family protein: METIAAAVAARHGIPPADVSPLPAGAANHVLALGESLVLRIPRGPDHEADLRKEAALIPVVRAAGVLTPELVEYRGGEPPTMLLERLPGTDLVGRTPGRDVLLDLGRRLAALHAVPADALPGLPRETGEPDPAALVGRVHAAGYIDADTAGLLRAWCAGLAPLVPAAAAPAPVHGDIAPQNLIVTPEGALAGIVDWGDAAVADPATDFAKLPPAWLPAVLEGYGAPGAEARVLWHHLAWALGRLLRPDPVRGRRHWTAPPLSRILALLLFFASGPPDPWPRLGPGALPSAPAAG; the protein is encoded by the coding sequence ATGGAGACGATCGCGGCCGCCGTCGCCGCCCGCCACGGGATACCGCCCGCCGACGTGAGCCCGCTCCCCGCGGGCGCGGCCAACCACGTCCTGGCGCTGGGGGAGTCCCTCGTGCTGCGCATTCCCCGGGGGCCGGACCACGAGGCCGACCTGCGCAAGGAGGCGGCGCTCATCCCGGTGGTGCGCGCCGCGGGGGTCCTCACCCCGGAGCTGGTCGAGTACCGCGGGGGCGAGCCGCCGACGATGCTGCTGGAACGCCTCCCGGGCACCGACCTGGTCGGCCGCACCCCGGGCCGGGACGTGCTGCTCGACCTGGGCCGCCGGCTCGCCGCGCTGCACGCGGTCCCGGCCGACGCCCTGCCCGGCCTGCCCCGGGAGACCGGGGAACCCGACCCGGCCGCGCTGGTCGGGCGGGTGCACGCCGCGGGGTACATCGACGCCGACACGGCCGGCCTGCTGCGCGCCTGGTGCGCCGGGCTCGCACCGCTGGTCCCCGCCGCGGCGGCCCCCGCACCGGTCCACGGGGACATCGCCCCGCAGAACCTGATCGTGACCCCCGAAGGCGCCCTCGCCGGGATCGTGGACTGGGGCGACGCCGCCGTCGCCGACCCGGCCACCGACTTCGCGAAGCTCCCTCCGGCCTGGCTGCCCGCCGTGCTGGAGGGCTACGGCGCCCCGGGGGCGGAGGCCCGGGTGCTGTGGCACCATCTCGCCTGGGCGCTCGGCCGCCTGCTGCGGCCCGACCCGGTCCGGGGGCGGCGCCACTGGACCGCGCCGCCCCTGAGCCGGATCCTCGCTCTGCTGCTGTTCTTCGCCTCCGGCCCGCCGGACCCCTGGCCCCGCCTCGGCCCGGGAGCCCTCCCGTCCGCGCCCGCCGCCGGGTGA
- a CDS encoding EF-hand domain-containing protein encodes MSITPSEAIVARFNELFDVLDTDGDKYATWADYQRLVDRYITGYTLDPTEPKAHAIETAYRSLWDRLVRYSGAGDRLERQEFIAAMHAASEDRSRSNAAEAVAEAVFDLLDEDGDGRISLEEFLVYAAALGAGEADARTRFAHVDTDGDGDMSREEFVLSARQFLFGEDSDSPGGFVFGVV; translated from the coding sequence GTGAGCATCACCCCCTCCGAGGCGATCGTCGCCCGGTTCAACGAGCTGTTCGACGTACTCGACACCGATGGGGACAAGTACGCCACCTGGGCGGACTACCAGCGGCTGGTGGACCGGTACATCACCGGGTACACGCTGGACCCGACCGAGCCCAAGGCGCACGCGATCGAGACGGCCTACCGGTCGCTGTGGGACCGCCTGGTGCGGTACTCCGGGGCCGGGGACCGCCTGGAGCGGCAGGAGTTCATCGCGGCCATGCACGCGGCGTCGGAGGACCGCAGCCGGTCCAACGCGGCCGAGGCGGTGGCCGAGGCGGTGTTCGACCTGCTGGACGAGGACGGCGACGGGCGGATCAGCCTGGAGGAGTTCCTCGTGTACGCCGCCGCGCTGGGCGCCGGCGAGGCCGACGCCCGCACCCGGTTCGCACACGTGGACACGGACGGGGACGGGGACATGAGCCGGGAGGAGTTCGTGCTGTCGGCGCGGCAGTTCCTGTTCGGCGAGGACAGCGACTCCCCCGGCGGTTTCGTCTTCGGCGTGGTCTGA
- a CDS encoding GntR family transcriptional regulator — MSCVPSPGIPQDSGAPVRAGVPEHGRVPKYYAVRIRLTELVDGLEVGRTLPTERELAERFGAARETVRQALRDLLLEGRLRRRGRGTVVAGPKLEQPLSLASYTEGVRRQGLRPGRTLVDLRSWPCPEGLARELDVAAGEPVWHMERVLLADDERVGLESTYIPVARVPGLDSEFDPDSTFYGYLADKVGIVFADADERLETVLATPREALLIGTPPALPMLLIHRVSRDGEGRPFERVRSLYRGDRFSFSAHLSGDGR, encoded by the coding sequence ATGTCCTGTGTGCCGAGCCCAGGAATCCCCCAGGACAGCGGCGCCCCCGTCCGGGCCGGTGTGCCCGAGCACGGCCGGGTGCCCAAGTACTACGCCGTCCGCATCCGCCTGACGGAGCTGGTCGACGGGCTGGAGGTGGGGCGGACCCTGCCCACCGAGCGGGAGCTCGCCGAACGCTTCGGCGCCGCCCGCGAGACCGTGCGCCAGGCGCTGCGCGACCTCCTCCTGGAGGGGAGGCTGCGCCGCCGCGGCCGGGGCACGGTGGTGGCCGGGCCCAAGCTGGAGCAGCCGCTCTCCCTGGCCAGCTACACCGAGGGCGTCCGCCGCCAGGGGCTGCGCCCGGGGCGGACCCTGGTGGACCTGCGCAGCTGGCCCTGCCCGGAGGGGCTGGCCCGGGAGCTGGACGTCGCCGCGGGCGAGCCCGTCTGGCACATGGAGCGCGTGCTGCTCGCCGACGACGAGCGCGTCGGCCTGGAGTCCACCTACATCCCGGTGGCCCGCGTGCCCGGACTGGACAGCGAGTTCGACCCCGACTCCACCTTCTACGGCTACCTGGCGGACAAGGTCGGCATCGTGTTCGCCGACGCGGACGAACGCCTGGAGACGGTGCTGGCCACCCCGCGCGAGGCGCTGCTCATCGGCACCCCGCCGGCCCTGCCGATGCTGCTCATCCACCGGGTGTCGCGGGACGGGGAGGGCCGCCCCTTCGAGCGGGTGCGCTCGCTGTACCGGGGCGACCGGTTCAGCTTCAGCGCCCACCTGTCCGGCGACGGCCGCTGA
- a CDS encoding TIGR03364 family FAD-dependent oxidoreductase, giving the protein MIIVGAGVLGTMHAWQAVSRGHEVVHIEREDAARGASVRNFGLVWVGGRAPGAELAAAQRSRVLWEEIAERVPALGFRPSGSLTVAATERELAVAEAAARGPEAAERGYELLGPDRVREVNPALRGDLLGALWCRRDAQVEPRTAQAALQAELARSGRYTLLTGREVRDLAGPAAVRDDRGEVHRGDTVVLCTGAWLGGLVRELVPDLPVRRVRLQMAQTAPLGEALTTSVADGDSFRYYPAYRGPELDVLNDAQPQGPVPAGHAMQLLMVQRADGSLTIGDTHEYDTPFSFDTSEDPYDHLAGVVTRLLGRPMPPIRRRWAGVYAQCLDPAAVVHRAAVADGVHLVTGPGGRGMTCSPAIAETTAEELGWS; this is encoded by the coding sequence GTGATCATCGTCGGTGCCGGAGTCCTGGGCACCATGCACGCCTGGCAGGCCGTCTCCCGAGGCCACGAGGTCGTCCACATCGAACGCGAGGACGCCGCCCGCGGCGCCTCGGTCCGCAACTTCGGCCTTGTCTGGGTCGGCGGCCGCGCCCCCGGCGCGGAACTGGCCGCGGCGCAGCGCTCCCGCGTGCTGTGGGAGGAGATCGCCGAACGGGTGCCCGCCCTGGGCTTCCGCCCCTCCGGCTCCCTGACCGTCGCCGCCACCGAGCGCGAACTGGCCGTGGCCGAGGCCGCCGCCCGCGGTCCGGAGGCGGCCGAACGCGGCTACGAGCTCCTCGGCCCCGACCGGGTCCGCGAGGTCAACCCCGCCCTGCGCGGCGACCTGCTGGGCGCCCTGTGGTGCCGCCGCGACGCCCAGGTCGAACCCCGCACCGCCCAGGCCGCGCTCCAGGCCGAGCTGGCCCGCAGCGGACGCTACACCCTGCTGACCGGCCGGGAGGTCCGCGACCTCGCCGGACCGGCCGCCGTGCGCGACGACCGCGGCGAGGTCCACCGCGGCGACACCGTCGTCCTGTGCACCGGCGCCTGGCTGGGCGGGCTGGTGCGCGAACTCGTCCCGGACCTGCCGGTGCGCCGGGTCCGGCTCCAGATGGCGCAGACCGCGCCGCTGGGGGAGGCCCTCACCACCTCCGTGGCCGACGGCGACAGCTTCCGCTACTACCCCGCCTACCGGGGCCCGGAGCTGGACGTCCTCAACGACGCCCAGCCCCAGGGCCCGGTCCCGGCCGGGCACGCGATGCAGCTGCTGATGGTCCAGCGCGCCGACGGCTCACTCACCATCGGCGACACCCACGAGTACGACACCCCCTTCTCCTTCGACACCTCCGAGGACCCCTACGACCACCTCGCCGGGGTCGTCACCCGCCTGCTCGGCCGCCCGATGCCGCCGATCCGCCGCCGTTGGGCGGGGGTCTACGCCCAGTGCCTGGACCCCGCCGCCGTCGTCCACCGCGCCGCCGTCGCCGACGGCGTCCACCTCGTCACCGGTCCCGGGGGGCGCGGCATGACCTGCTCCCCGGCGATCGCCGAGACCACCGCCGAAGAACTGGGATGGTCATGA
- a CDS encoding phosphonatase-like hydrolase, protein MTSSTDIELVTLDMAGTTVADDGLVERAFAAALPERTAADLEYVRATMGESKITVFRHLTGGDEDLAQEANRAFEDAYARLVDDGLCAPLPGAEDTLRRLRAQGRTVALTTGFGRDTQDRILRALGWTGLPDLVLCPADAGGRGRPHPDMVLTAALRAKVSAMSAVAVVGDTASDVRSGINAGAGLVAGVLTGAHGAEALRAAGAAHVLPGVSGLPALLDGEG, encoded by the coding sequence ATGACCTCCTCCACCGACATCGAACTCGTCACCCTCGACATGGCGGGCACCACCGTCGCCGACGACGGCCTGGTGGAGCGCGCCTTCGCCGCCGCCCTGCCCGAGCGCACCGCCGCCGACCTGGAGTACGTGCGCGCCACCATGGGCGAATCCAAGATCACCGTGTTCCGCCACCTCACCGGCGGGGACGAGGACCTCGCCCAGGAGGCCAACCGCGCCTTCGAGGACGCCTACGCCCGCCTGGTCGACGACGGCCTGTGCGCGCCCCTGCCCGGTGCCGAGGACACCCTGCGCCGCCTGCGCGCCCAGGGCCGCACCGTCGCCCTGACCACCGGGTTCGGTCGCGACACCCAGGACCGCATCCTCCGTGCCCTGGGCTGGACCGGCCTGCCCGACCTGGTGCTGTGCCCGGCCGACGCGGGCGGCCGCGGCCGCCCCCACCCGGACATGGTCCTCACCGCGGCCCTGCGCGCGAAGGTCTCCGCGATGTCGGCGGTCGCCGTCGTCGGCGACACCGCCTCGGACGTGCGCAGCGGGATCAACGCCGGGGCGGGCCTGGTCGCCGGGGTGCTCACCGGCGCCCACGGCGCCGAGGCCCTGCGCGCCGCCGGCGCCGCCCACGTCCTGCCCGGGGTGTCCGGGCTGCCCGCCCTCCTGGACGGGGAGGGCTGA
- a CDS encoding ABC transporter ATP-binding protein, which translates to MGIRFDRVSVAYGDTVVLDGLDLTVEPGEFTALLGPSGSGKTTALRAVAGFVRPASGRVLLNGRDVTDLPPHARGVGMVVQSYALFPHMRVDQNVAFGLRAQGTPRREIPGRVAQALEMTGMAGYARRHPRELSGGQQQRVAIARALAIRPKVLLLDEPLSALDARLRSDMLGELARLHRELPDVTVLYVTHDQSEALTLADRVAVLDRARLREYDTPRALYARPRTAFTARFVGGANLLPARLEGGRVHCLGTAWEPAPEELPAGAGEGAELRVCLRPHRVVPGGAEYTLRGEVSEVQWRGSVHRITALVGGHPVTAEVRETAEPPAPGAPISLGFTRADAVLLEPEPEEVAT; encoded by the coding sequence GTGGGCATCCGCTTCGACCGCGTCAGCGTCGCCTACGGCGACACCGTCGTCCTGGACGGCCTGGACCTGACCGTCGAGCCCGGGGAGTTCACGGCCCTGCTGGGGCCCTCCGGGTCGGGCAAGACCACCGCCCTGCGCGCCGTCGCCGGGTTCGTCCGCCCCGCCTCGGGCCGGGTGCTGCTCAACGGCCGCGACGTCACGGACCTGCCGCCCCACGCCCGGGGCGTGGGCATGGTGGTGCAGAGCTACGCCCTGTTCCCGCACATGCGCGTCGACCAGAACGTGGCGTTCGGGCTCCGGGCGCAGGGCACCCCGCGCAGGGAGATCCCGGGCCGGGTCGCCCAGGCCCTGGAGATGACCGGCATGGCCGGCTACGCCCGCCGCCACCCGCGCGAGCTCTCCGGCGGCCAGCAGCAGCGGGTGGCGATCGCCCGCGCCCTGGCCATCCGTCCCAAGGTGCTGCTGCTGGACGAGCCGCTGTCGGCGCTGGACGCCCGGCTGCGCTCGGACATGCTCGGCGAGCTGGCCCGCCTGCACCGCGAGCTGCCCGACGTCACCGTCCTCTACGTCACCCACGACCAGAGCGAGGCGCTGACCCTCGCCGACCGGGTGGCGGTGCTGGACCGGGCCCGGCTGCGGGAGTACGACACCCCGCGGGCCCTGTACGCACGGCCGCGCACCGCGTTCACCGCGCGGTTCGTCGGCGGCGCCAACCTGCTGCCCGCCCGCCTGGAGGGCGGCCGGGTCCACTGCCTGGGCACGGCCTGGGAACCCGCGCCGGAGGAGCTGCCGGCGGGCGCGGGGGAGGGCGCCGAGCTGCGGGTGTGCCTGCGCCCGCACCGGGTGGTGCCGGGCGGGGCCGAGTACACGCTGCGCGGGGAGGTCTCCGAGGTGCAGTGGCGCGGCTCCGTGCACCGGATCACCGCCCTGGTGGGCGGCCACCCGGTCACCGCCGAAGTCCGGGAGACGGCTGAGCCGCCCGCCCCGGGCGCGCCCATCTCCCTGGGCTTCACCCGCGCCGACGCCGTCCTGCTGGAGCCGGAGCCGGAGGAGGTGGCCACGTGA
- a CDS encoding 2-aminoethylphosphonate ABC transporter permease subunit, which translates to MTAATDTARAPERAAPPPTRRPRPPRRSPAALWAVPPVVLLAAVFLYPLLLVAVESVTDPAGGLTLAHHAEVLASDRFRSALGTTVFIAVTATAGCLVLGFLLALVVAFVPFPGSGATARFIETYLSFPSFLITLALLFVYGTVGMANGLWTDVTGADQGPFRFLATPWGVILAEVTYFTPFVMRPLLAAFGQIDTARLEVASSLGARPLRVVRSVILPEALPALAAGGALVLVLCLNEFAIVLFTGAKDVVTLPMLVYSSAILRADYTTACVVAVVNAALSVTLYLVYRALTARLGGGADRARA; encoded by the coding sequence GTGACCGCCGCGACGGACACCGCCCGGGCCCCGGAGCGCGCCGCCCCGCCGCCGACCCGGCGGCCCCGGCCGCCCCGGCGCTCCCCCGCCGCGCTGTGGGCGGTGCCCCCGGTGGTGCTGCTGGCCGCGGTCTTCCTCTACCCGCTGCTGCTGGTGGCGGTCGAGTCGGTCACCGACCCCGCGGGCGGCCTCACCCTCGCCCACCACGCCGAGGTGCTGGCCTCCGACCGCTTCCGCTCGGCGCTGGGCACCACCGTGTTCATCGCGGTGACGGCCACCGCCGGATGCCTGGTCCTGGGGTTCCTGCTCGCCCTGGTGGTGGCGTTCGTGCCGTTCCCCGGCAGCGGGGCGACCGCCCGGTTCATCGAGACCTACCTCTCCTTCCCGTCCTTCCTCATCACCCTGGCCCTGCTGTTCGTCTACGGCACCGTCGGCATGGCCAACGGCCTGTGGACCGACGTCACCGGGGCGGACCAGGGGCCCTTCCGGTTCCTGGCCACCCCTTGGGGCGTGATCCTCGCCGAGGTCACCTACTTCACGCCGTTCGTCATGCGCCCGCTGCTGGCCGCGTTCGGGCAGATCGACACCGCCCGCCTGGAGGTCGCCTCCTCCCTGGGCGCCCGCCCGCTGCGGGTGGTGCGGTCGGTGATCCTGCCCGAGGCGCTGCCCGCGCTGGCCGCCGGGGGAGCGCTGGTCCTGGTGCTGTGCCTGAACGAGTTCGCGATCGTGCTCTTCACCGGCGCCAAGGACGTCGTCACCCTGCCGATGCTCGTCTACAGCTCGGCGATCCTGCGGGCCGACTACACCACCGCCTGCGTCGTCGCCGTGGTCAACGCGGCCCTGTCGGTCACCCTCTACCTCGTCTACCGGGCCCTCACCGCCCGCCTGGGAGGAGGCGCCGACCGTGCTCGTGCATAG
- a CDS encoding ABC transporter permease, giving the protein MLVHSRAARLTVWALFALVVVPLFLLPLGVIAVAAFSTSWSGVLPSGPTLDNVSGALGGPNLEALRVSLATAATASVLALVLGTWAALAADGLRRRDRALMDALFMTPVAVPTVVVGLALLVAFSRPPLLLNGTQTIVIAAHTVLVTAFAYQSVSAALTRLDPVYAQMAASLGARPLRVLLRVRLPLLLPSLSAAAGLCFALSMGELSATMMLYPPSWLPLPVRIFAATDRGALFAGAASALVLMAATLAVLLLLSRVRTRAAFR; this is encoded by the coding sequence GTGCTCGTGCATAGCCGCGCCGCCCGCCTGACCGTGTGGGCGCTGTTCGCCCTGGTCGTCGTGCCGCTGTTCCTGCTGCCGCTCGGGGTCATCGCCGTCGCCGCGTTCTCCACCTCCTGGAGCGGCGTGCTGCCCTCGGGGCCGACCCTGGACAACGTCTCCGGCGCGCTGGGCGGGCCGAACCTGGAGGCGCTGCGGGTCAGCCTGGCCACCGCCGCCACGGCGAGCGTGCTGGCGCTGGTGCTGGGCACCTGGGCGGCACTGGCCGCCGACGGCCTGCGCCGCCGCGACCGCGCCCTGATGGACGCCCTGTTCATGACGCCCGTCGCGGTGCCGACCGTGGTGGTGGGCCTGGCCCTGCTGGTGGCGTTCAGCCGTCCGCCGCTGCTGCTCAACGGCACGCAGACGATCGTCATCGCCGCCCACACCGTGCTGGTCACCGCGTTCGCCTACCAGTCGGTGTCGGCCGCGCTCACCCGGCTGGACCCCGTGTACGCGCAGATGGCCGCCTCCCTGGGCGCCCGTCCGCTGCGGGTCCTGCTGCGGGTGCGCCTGCCCCTGCTGCTGCCCTCGCTGAGCGCCGCCGCCGGGCTCTGCTTCGCCCTGTCCATGGGCGAGCTGAGCGCCACGATGATGCTCTACCCGCCGTCCTGGCTGCCGCTCCCGGTGCGGATCTTCGCGGCCACGGACCGCGGCGCGCTCTTCGCCGGGGCCGCCTCCGCCCTCGTCCTGATGGCCGCCACCCTGGCCGTCCTCCTGCTGCTGTCCCGGGTCCGCACCCGGGCGGCGTTCCGCTGA
- a CDS encoding 2-aminoethylphosphonate ABC transporter substrate-binding protein encodes MTTRTGTAAAAGTAALALVAGLTACGPAETGPTVTVYSADGLRNEEGTGWYDELFAEFEAETGISVQYVEGGSGEMVQRAARERSNPQADVIVTLPPFIQQADGLDLLQEYVPEGAEHVGTKDPNGRWTSIVDNYFCLIHNTEELPEPPATWEDLLDPRFEGRLQYSTPGVAGDGTAVVIQAVHDFGGLEPAMDYLGELQTNNVGPSSSTGALGPKVDKGELLVANGDVQMNYAQSRTMPDIGIWFPAVEEGGDPTTFALPYTAGLLTGAPNADNGRALIDFLLSESAQSRVAPVAGGFPARGDVEPEGEEAEELAALLEGVTVFEPDWEVVEAELPTYLDAWEQATGG; translated from the coding sequence ATGACCACCAGAACCGGGACCGCCGCCGCGGCCGGCACCGCCGCACTGGCCCTCGTCGCGGGCCTGACCGCCTGCGGCCCCGCCGAGACCGGCCCCACCGTCACCGTCTACTCCGCCGACGGCCTGCGCAACGAGGAGGGGACGGGCTGGTACGACGAGCTCTTCGCCGAGTTCGAGGCCGAGACCGGCATCTCCGTCCAGTACGTGGAGGGCGGCTCCGGGGAGATGGTGCAGCGCGCCGCCCGGGAGCGGTCCAACCCGCAGGCGGACGTCATCGTCACCCTGCCGCCGTTCATCCAGCAGGCCGACGGCCTGGACCTGCTCCAGGAGTACGTGCCCGAGGGCGCCGAACACGTCGGGACCAAGGACCCGAACGGCAGGTGGACGTCCATCGTGGACAACTACTTCTGCCTCATCCACAACACCGAGGAACTGCCGGAGCCGCCCGCCACCTGGGAGGACCTGCTCGACCCGCGGTTCGAGGGCCGGCTCCAGTACTCCACGCCCGGGGTGGCCGGCGACGGCACCGCCGTGGTCATCCAGGCGGTCCACGACTTCGGGGGGCTGGAGCCCGCCATGGACTACCTCGGCGAACTCCAGACCAACAACGTCGGCCCGTCCTCCTCCACCGGAGCGCTGGGCCCCAAGGTCGACAAGGGCGAGCTGCTGGTGGCCAACGGCGACGTGCAGATGAACTACGCGCAGTCACGCACCATGCCCGACATCGGCATCTGGTTCCCGGCCGTGGAGGAGGGCGGGGACCCCACCACGTTCGCCCTGCCCTACACGGCGGGCCTGCTCACGGGGGCGCCCAACGCCGACAACGGCCGCGCCCTCATCGACTTCCTGCTCAGCGAGAGCGCCCAGAGCCGGGTGGCCCCGGTGGCGGGCGGCTTCCCGGCGCGCGGGGACGTCGAGCCGGAGGGCGAGGAGGCCGAGGAGCTGGCGGCGCTGCTGGAGGGGGTCACGGTCTTCGAGCCCGACTGGGAGGTCGTCGAGGCCGAGCTGCCGACCTACCTCGACGCCTGGGAGCAGGCCACCGGCGGCTGA
- a CDS encoding dipeptidase, whose translation MDVRTYIEDHRDEFLSSLKEWLAIPSISADPGHHEDVRRSARWLADHLAATGFPTVEVWETPGLPAVFAQWPAADPSAPTVLVYGHHDVQPVDPVEEWDTPPFVPTERGTSLYGRGASDDKGQILFHTLGLRAALAASGADAPPVTVKLLIEGEEESGSVHFAELMKANRARLDCDVAVISDTTMWAADTPSMCVGMRGLTDVEISLYGPGRDLHSGSFGGAVPNPLKAMSDLLSALHDEDDRVAIPGFYDGVVEAGAEERELIARLPFDEGEWLATAASTATWGERGYSTLERIWLRPTAEINGMWGGHTGAGGKTIVPRSAHAKVSFRLVPGQEPLKIQERVRDFVDSRVPDGLRAELEFGGPGVRACASDLSSTALKAARRAMERAFGTPVLFTREGGSGPEADIADILGAPLVFVAVGLDEDNIHAPNEKVETPLLLKGAESVAYLWEELGGTA comes from the coding sequence ATGGACGTACGCACCTACATCGAGGACCACCGGGACGAGTTCCTCTCCTCCCTCAAGGAGTGGCTGGCGATCCCCTCGATCTCCGCGGACCCCGGGCACCACGAGGACGTGCGCCGCTCCGCCCGCTGGCTGGCCGACCACCTCGCCGCCACCGGCTTCCCCACCGTCGAGGTCTGGGAGACCCCGGGCCTGCCCGCCGTGTTCGCCCAGTGGCCCGCCGCCGACCCCTCCGCCCCCACCGTCCTCGTCTACGGCCACCACGACGTGCAGCCCGTCGACCCCGTCGAGGAGTGGGACACCCCGCCCTTCGTCCCCACCGAGCGCGGCACCTCCCTGTACGGCCGCGGCGCCTCCGACGACAAGGGCCAGATCCTCTTCCACACCCTGGGCCTGCGCGCCGCCCTGGCCGCCTCCGGGGCCGACGCCCCGCCGGTCACGGTCAAGCTCCTGATCGAGGGCGAGGAGGAGTCGGGCTCCGTCCACTTCGCCGAGCTCATGAAGGCCAACCGCGCCCGCCTGGACTGCGACGTCGCCGTCATCTCCGACACCACCATGTGGGCGGCCGACACCCCGTCCATGTGCGTGGGCATGCGCGGCCTCACCGACGTCGAGATCTCCCTGTACGGCCCCGGCCGAGACCTGCACAGCGGCTCCTTCGGCGGCGCCGTCCCCAACCCGCTCAAGGCCATGAGCGACCTGCTCTCCGCCCTGCACGACGAGGACGACCGGGTCGCGATCCCCGGCTTCTACGACGGGGTCGTCGAGGCCGGGGCCGAGGAGCGCGAGCTCATCGCCCGCCTGCCCTTCGACGAGGGGGAGTGGCTCGCCACCGCCGCCTCCACCGCCACGTGGGGCGAGCGGGGGTACAGCACCCTGGAGCGCATCTGGCTGCGGCCCACCGCCGAGATCAACGGCATGTGGGGCGGGCACACCGGAGCCGGCGGCAAGACCATCGTGCCCCGGTCCGCCCACGCCAAGGTCAGCTTCCGCCTGGTCCCCGGACAGGAGCCCCTGAAGATCCAGGAGCGCGTCCGCGACTTCGTCGACTCCCGTGTCCCCGACGGCCTGCGCGCCGAGCTGGAGTTCGGGGGCCCCGGCGTGCGGGCCTGCGCCTCCGACCTGTCCTCCACCGCCCTGAAGGCGGCCCGCCGCGCCATGGAGCGCGCCTTCGGCACCCCGGTGCTCTTCACCCGCGAGGGCGGCAGCGGCCCCGAGGCCGACATCGCCGACATCCTCGGGGCGCCTCTGGTGTTCGTCGCCGTGGGCCTGGACGAGGACAACATCCACGCGCCCAACGAGAAGGTCGAGACGCCGCTCCTGCTCAAGGGGGCCGAGAGCGTCGCCTACCTGTGGGAGGAGCTGGGCGGCACGGCCTGA
- the nudC gene encoding NAD(+) diphosphatase — MHVDTTASRPGPAASRPMLSRAAVDAAAHRRTDQAWLERAWQDPDTRVLVLEGGDPTSYGWKALMAKQSRALVTTDGDPELVLTAPEAAPEGERYLLGVDGGRAYFAVRSPAGLVERDGARPASLRELGPLLGDRDTGLLTRAVALANWHATHGFCPACGAPTVISAAGHLRLCEREGREQFPRTDPAVIMLVHRGEGGDEQVLLGNNPNWDARRYSVLAGFVDAGESLEQAVVREVAEEAGVVVEEPRYLASQPWPFPRSLMVGYTARAVGETERTDDEIGSLRWFTRTALAEAAATGEIVLPGPVSIARTLIEHWQGEALPGQW; from the coding sequence ATGCACGTCGACACCACCGCCTCCAGGCCCGGCCCCGCCGCGTCCCGCCCCATGCTCTCCCGCGCCGCCGTGGACGCCGCCGCACACCGGCGCACCGACCAGGCCTGGCTGGAGCGGGCGTGGCAGGACCCCGACACCCGGGTCCTCGTCCTGGAGGGCGGCGACCCCACGAGCTACGGGTGGAAGGCCCTGATGGCCAAGCAGTCACGGGCACTGGTCACCACCGACGGGGACCCCGAGCTGGTCCTCACCGCGCCGGAGGCCGCACCCGAGGGCGAGCGCTACCTGCTGGGGGTCGACGGCGGCCGCGCCTACTTCGCGGTCCGCTCCCCGGCCGGACTCGTCGAGCGCGACGGCGCCCGGCCCGCGTCCCTGCGCGAGCTCGGCCCGCTGCTCGGCGACCGCGACACCGGGCTGCTCACCCGCGCCGTGGCCCTGGCCAACTGGCACGCCACCCACGGGTTCTGCCCGGCCTGCGGCGCGCCCACGGTCATCTCCGCCGCCGGCCACCTGCGCCTGTGCGAACGCGAGGGGCGCGAGCAGTTCCCGCGCACCGACCCGGCCGTCATCATGCTGGTCCACCGCGGAGAGGGCGGGGACGAGCAGGTCCTGCTCGGCAACAACCCGAACTGGGACGCGCGCCGCTACTCCGTGCTGGCCGGGTTCGTCGACGCCGGAGAGTCCCTGGAGCAGGCGGTCGTCCGCGAGGTCGCGGAGGAGGCGGGGGTCGTGGTCGAGGAGCCCCGCTACCTGGCGTCGCAGCCGTGGCCGTTCCCGCGCAGCCTCATGGTGGGCTACACCGCGCGGGCCGTCGGCGAGACCGAGCGCACCGACGACGAGATCGGCTCCCTGCGCTGGTTCACCCGGACCGCGCTGGCCGAGGCGGCGGCCACCGGGGAGATCGTGCTCCCCGGTCCCGTCTCGATCGCCCGCACCCTCATCGAGCACTGGCAGGGGGAGGCCCTCCCCGGCCAGTGGTGA